Proteins encoded within one genomic window of Streptomyces sp. NBC_01237:
- a CDS encoding carboxymuconolactone decarboxylase family protein, whose product MPRLTRLTPDTAVGASRDLLAELVSRHGQIGDMVSTMAHSPAVLGGYLQLSRAMGRAKLDRRISERISIAVQVPQGCGLCLDAHVSAARAMGVDEEEIERARAGTSADPAIAAIITLALQVYREPTSITDEQIIALRAHGYSDRAIADVVGVVALNILTGAFNLLVGLTPESGTDV is encoded by the coding sequence ATGCCCCGCCTGACCCGACTCACGCCCGATACCGCGGTCGGCGCCTCGCGCGACCTCCTCGCCGAGCTGGTCTCACGCCACGGCCAGATCGGTGACATGGTCTCCACGATGGCGCACTCGCCCGCCGTTCTGGGCGGATACCTACAGCTCAGCCGGGCCATGGGACGAGCCAAACTCGACCGCAGGATCAGCGAACGGATCTCGATCGCCGTCCAGGTCCCGCAGGGCTGCGGGCTGTGTCTCGACGCGCATGTCAGCGCTGCCCGCGCGATGGGCGTGGACGAGGAGGAGATCGAGCGTGCGCGAGCGGGCACCTCGGCCGATCCCGCGATCGCGGCGATCATCACCCTCGCCCTCCAGGTCTACCGCGAGCCGACGTCGATCACCGACGAGCAGATCATCGCGTTGCGCGCGCACGGCTACAGCGACCGCGCGATAGCCGATGTCGTCGGCGTCGTCGCACTCAACATCCTCACCGGCGCCTTCAACCTGCTCGTCGGCCTCACGCCGGAGAGCGGCACCGATGTGTAG
- a CDS encoding MFS transporter — protein MRLFAIRDYRRLFGAQIIALLGTGLTTVALGLLAYDLAGPRAGMVLGTALTIKMVMYVVIAPLAAAYVDRFPRRTLLALLDVMRAAVVLALPLVTEVWHIYVLIGLLQAASAAFTPTFQAVIPDIVTDESDYTRALSASQVASTMESLLSPVLTAVALAFISFNWLFLGTSVGFLLSGLLVLSTHIPDARPSAHTEAWDKAAAGIRTFLRTPRLRGVLALNLVVAAAGSIVVVNTVNYVRDELGGSQSDVSWMLAASGGGTLLAALALPRVLDRITARTVMVTGAGVLVGGTIAAVALIAAGLSTWAGTAIVWTVIGIGMALIITPTGNVLRASVAPNAIPEAFAAQFSLSHLAWLITYPIAGWLGTNAGFALAWSVLAFLAGAGAIGALLLWPRHDSRQVVTGPATSVRPARRTDRSTLSKAA, from the coding sequence ATGCGCCTGTTCGCCATCCGCGACTACCGCCGCCTGTTCGGCGCCCAGATCATCGCCCTGCTCGGTACCGGGCTGACAACAGTGGCCCTCGGGCTGCTCGCCTACGACCTCGCCGGCCCGCGCGCCGGCATGGTCCTCGGCACCGCGCTGACCATCAAGATGGTCATGTACGTGGTCATCGCTCCGCTCGCCGCCGCGTACGTCGACCGCTTCCCCAGAAGAACCCTCCTGGCCCTCCTCGACGTGATGCGCGCCGCAGTGGTCCTGGCGCTGCCGCTCGTCACCGAGGTCTGGCACATCTACGTACTGATCGGCCTGCTCCAAGCCGCGTCCGCGGCGTTCACCCCGACGTTCCAGGCCGTCATCCCCGACATCGTCACCGATGAGTCCGACTACACGCGTGCCCTGTCCGCCTCCCAGGTCGCCTCCACCATGGAGAGCCTGCTCAGCCCCGTACTGACGGCGGTCGCGCTGGCGTTCATCAGCTTCAACTGGCTGTTCCTGGGCACCTCCGTCGGATTCCTCCTCTCCGGCCTGCTCGTCCTGTCGACGCACATCCCCGACGCCCGTCCCAGTGCCCACACCGAGGCATGGGACAAGGCGGCGGCGGGGATCAGGACATTCCTCAGGACTCCACGGCTGCGTGGCGTCCTGGCGCTCAATCTCGTGGTCGCGGCGGCAGGATCGATCGTCGTCGTCAACACCGTCAACTACGTCCGTGACGAACTCGGCGGCTCGCAGTCGGACGTCTCATGGATGCTCGCCGCCTCCGGCGGCGGGACCCTCCTGGCCGCCCTCGCGCTGCCCCGCGTACTCGACCGGATCACCGCCCGCACCGTGATGGTGACCGGCGCCGGAGTCCTCGTCGGCGGCACGATCGCCGCGGTGGCTCTCATCGCGGCCGGCCTGAGCACATGGGCCGGTACGGCGATCGTCTGGACCGTCATCGGTATCGGCATGGCGCTGATCATCACACCGACCGGCAACGTCCTGCGCGCCTCCGTCGCACCGAACGCGATCCCCGAGGCCTTCGCAGCCCAGTTCTCCCTGTCGCACCTTGCCTGGCTGATCACCTACCCCATCGCGGGATGGCTCGGTACGAACGCGGGCTTCGCACTCGCCTGGTCCGTCCTCGCGTTCCTCGCCGGGGCGGGCGCCATCGGCGCCCTCCTCCTGTGGCCGCGCCACGACAGCCGACAAGTCGTGACCGGACCCGCGACGTCCGTCCGGCCCGCGCGCCGGACGGACAGGTCCACCCTGTCCAAGGCGGCGTAG